Within the Candidatus Eisenbacteria bacterium genome, the region CAGCGAGCCGTCGCCGCGGATGCGGGCGAGGTTCGCCCGCGGCACCCCCGAGACGCTCGCGAACGCGCCGCCGACGAACCAGCCGCCCTGCGCGTCCGCCGCGATCGCGTACACGGTGCCGTCGATGCGCGCGAACGGAATCGCCACGCCGGTGACGGCGTCGGTGCACGCGAACGAGCCGGTGTTGGGCCCGACGTGCTGGAACGCGCCCCCGAGGAAGAGCGTGTCGCCCGAGAGCGCGCTCGTGTAGACCCCGCCGTCCACTACGGGGAACGCGGGGTCGGCGTACTGTGCGCGCGCCGCGCCGGCGGCGAGCACGGCCGCAAGCAGCGTGGCGAAGAGCGCGGGTCCCGCGGCCGCGCTTCGGGCCCGGTGGGAGCGGACGGGAGTCATGCCACGAATCTCCGAGGTTCCGGGTGCTGCGCCGCGTTCCTGCGGTAAGTTTACACCGGGGCGATGAGCGGCGAATGTCCAAACCCGCGATGAGGCAGGTCGGTCGGGCGCTCGCGGGGTCCGGGTCGCGCGTCGCGCCGCCCCGAAAATCCGACCCCGGCGACAAGGACCGACCATGATTCCCATTCTTCACGCGGCATTCGTGCTCTTCCTTCTCGTCGGCTTTCCGCTGTGGGACCGGCGTGAGACGGCGCGGCTCAAGGCGCTTCCGTCCGCGGCCACCCGCATTGGGAGTTACCGGAAGACGATCGCCTGGCTCTGGCTGGCGACCGTGTTCGTCGTCGTGACGACGCCGTGGGCCGCGCTCCTCACGCCGCCACCCGCGACCTGGATTCCCGCGTCGCTGCGCGGAGGTCTCGGCTGGGGTCTGCTGGCCAGTCTTTCGGCCGGCATTCTCGGGCCTTCCCTGCTCGCCGCGCGCTCGCCGAAGTTCCTGGACGCCCACCTGCGCCAGCTGGGCCCGCTTGCCTTCTTCCTTCCGCAGTCGGCACCGGAGCGCGCGTGGTTCGCGGCCGTCAGTGTCAGTGCCGGCATCTGCGAGGAACTGGTCTTCCGCGGGTTCCTCATCCAGTACTTCGCGCATCCACCGTTGCATTTTCCCGCCTGGCTGGCCGTCGTGGCAGCGGCCGTCGTCTTCGGCGTGGATCACGGCTACCAGGGCGTGGGCGGAATCCTGACCACCACGGTCCTTGGGCTGATCTTCGCGCTGCTGTTCATCCTGA harbors:
- a CDS encoding CPBP family intramembrane metalloprotease, with the protein product MIPILHAAFVLFLLVGFPLWDRRETARLKALPSAATRIGSYRKTIAWLWLATVFVVVTTPWAALLTPPPATWIPASLRGGLGWGLLASLSAGILGPSLLAARSPKFLDAHLRQLGPLAFFLPQSAPERAWFAAVSVSAGICEELVFRGFLIQYFAHPPLHFPAWLAVVAAAVVFGVDHGYQGVGGILTTTVLGLIFALLFILTGHLWVVMVLHATIDLRIVWLLWLGRAQWPPGRGTS